The following are from one region of the Sphingomonas sp. J315 genome:
- a CDS encoding integration host factor subunit beta: MIRSELVHMLGADNPDLSAREIERIVDIFFEEITTRLVEDGRVELRGFGAFSTRARDARTGRNPRTGEAVNVDAKRVPYFKPGKEMRVRLNV; the protein is encoded by the coding sequence ATGATTCGGTCGGAACTCGTTCACATGCTCGGCGCGGACAATCCCGACCTGTCGGCGCGGGAGATCGAGCGGATCGTCGATATCTTCTTCGAAGAAATCACCACACGTCTGGTTGAGGACGGTCGAGTCGAGTTGCGCGGCTTCGGCGCCTTCTCCACCCGCGCCCGTGATGCCCGCACCGGTCGCAACCCGCGCACCGGCGAAGCGGTCAATGTGGATGCGAAGCGCGTCCCCTATTTCAAGCCCGGCAAGGAAATGCGCGTCCGTCTCAACGTCTGA